From Thalassovita sp.:
GGCCGTTGATGCCTTTGCCGCCACGGTTGCGCTGGAACTGCAGGACGGCAAGCGGATCAACACCATCAGCCTGTCGCTGGTCAAAGAGGCGGCCGAGGCCTATGGCATGGACAGCACGGGCTGTGTGCCGGTGGCCAACGTGGCGCAGACCTATGTGAAAAGCGCGCTGGAACCGCTGACCGGACAAAAACTGCCCGTCGCCGCCTAAACCCGGCTTGTGTTTGGGGCTGCCGGTATCGGTGGCCCCTAATATGCTCGCGCAGCGCTAGGGTTGTCAGCGGGCAATCACGCCTTGGGATCGGCCTGGGCAGCGTCCAATTTGGCCTGTTTCTGATGCGCGCGGTGCAGGTGCCAGAGGCGCAGGCCGAGGAGCACCGCAACAGCGACCGCAGCGTTGAAGCCGATGCCGTCGCGCACCAGCGGCCAGAGGTAGGCGACCTGATCCATCGCGCCAGCGCCCATGCCGACATAGATGGCCACCCATGCGGCCTCCCCGGCGATGCTGCCAAGGGTGAAGGCGATCCAGCCCATTTTGGCCGCCCCGGCGGTGAAATTCACATAAGGCCCCAGCGGGCTGACCAGCCAGCGGCTGAAAAACACCGCCCAGATGCCGCGTTGCCGGGTGAACTCGGTGGCTTTTCTCAGCGCATAGGCCTGTTTGCCGCCCTTGGCCTCCATTCGTTCCACATGGCCCGTGCCCAGACGCCCAATGTGAAAGCCCAGCTGATCACCCAGAATGGCCCCGACCAGCGCCCCCAGCGCCACATGCCAGAGCGTCAGATCGCCCGCCATGGCAAAGCCGCCCGCCGCGATCATCATCACGGAGGCGGGGATCGGCATGGCCAGGCAGGACAGCAGTGTCACCAGCAGCAGCAGATAGGCGCCGTAATCCGGCAGGATGGTGAGCAGCGTCTCGGTCATTGCCCGCGAGGCTCGCGGCGGGGTGGGCGGTGTTCGGCCAGGAATGCCTCAAGGTCGGCGATCAGATCCTCAACCGGGCGGCCCTGCAGCGCGGCCAGTTCCTCAAGGCTGAGTTTCCAGCGGATCTTCTCCGCGCCGATGGCATCGCTGATCAGCGCGGGGCGCACCAGATAGCTGCGAGCCACAAAGCGCACCGTCATCCAAGGCTCAATCGGGGCGGCCTCTGCCGGGCGATCGCGCCAATCGCGGCCGCGGTCATTGACCTGAACGCCAAAAAAAATGGCAGCCGCAATTGCGGCCACCATCATGATTACAGTGGGTTTGTGATGAACCCAAAGACGGTGCAGCGCGGCGAGTGGTTTTGCCATCTATACCTCCTGCACCTTTGGGCCCTGTGCGGGACGCCGATCAGGCGTTTGCTTCGCGGATCTTGTCGGCGGCGTCTTTCGAGTAGACCACCTCATTGGTGTCAAACAGCGCGTCCAGTTCCCCCGACAGGGTCATTTCGGTCACGATATCGCAGCCGCCGATAAACTCACCCTTCACATAAAGCTGCGGGATGGTCGGCCAGTCCGAGTAATCCTTGATGCCCTGGCGGATCTCATCATCGGCCAGCACGTTCACATCGGTGTAATCCACACCCATGTAGTTCAGCACGCCCGCCACACGGCTGGAGAAGCCACATTGCGGCATGTCCTTGGTGCCCTTCATGAAAAGCACCACGGTGTTGGCTTTGACGGTTTCGTCGATGCGGGTGTTTGCGTCAGTCATCTTCTGTGTCCTCTCGGCGTTTAAGCCGTTCTTTGTTCGTCCGGGTATAGGGTAACAGCTTCAACCAGACGGCTGCGCCAAACAGGGCGAGAGCTGCGACCGCTAAAATCCAATCCATCCGGCGGGGTTATTCCGGTGCTTTGGTGGTCAGGGCCAAGGCGTGCAATTCGCCGTTGGGGCCATCCATCTTGCCCTTCAGCGCGGCATAGACAGCGCGCTGCTGCTGCACACGGTTTTTGCCGCGAAAGCTCTCATCCACGATCATTGCGGACATATGTTTGCCATCGGTGCCTTCTACAACGATCTGAGCGGCGCCTGGAAACGCCTCGCGCAGCATGTCTTCCAGTTCCTGTGCGTATACGGCCATCGGGCCCTCCGGGTGTTCTTTGGTCTTGAGGGAAATCTAGGGCGCAGCGGGGCCGGGTGCAAGCGTTCCCCCCGGGGCTTGCGTCAAAAAGAGACAGAGACGGGGCATCTTTTGCGGGTCCCGTCGTTCTAGGGCACCCAGATCACAAATAGGCCGCCAGGGATTGCAGGTAGCGGGGCACATCGGCCAGGGCTTCCTGTACCTCGGGCTCTTCGAAATCGTGAACCGAGGTATCTTCGGCCGGGCACATCGCCAACATCAAGGCGCGGCCTTCGTCTTGGGCGGCGGCGGGTAGCGGCAGTTTGGCCGCCTCCTGCAGCAGCAACAGCGCCTCATGGATGGGCCGGATCACCCGCAGCGCATGGGCCATGTGCCAGATCAGATCGGGATCATCCCGCCAGGTTTCGCCTGCAAAAAGCTCCTGCGTGATGCGCTGACCAGCCCCGGCACAGGAATAGGCGATGCAGCCGCCAAATCCTTTGACCTTCAGGTCTTTGTGGATGGTGCAGCGGAAATCGCAACCCAGATTGGGGCAGGGGCTGTCTGCCTCTTTCAGAAGGCCGAAATCCTCATCCGCATCAAATGGATAAGCCACGCAGCATAGTGCTGCGCAGCTTTCACAGTTTTCAGTGAGCACCGGCAAATTGGGGTGCTCGATCGCCATGGGATCAGCCAACCGCCGCTTCGAAGCTGGAGCGGAACTGTTCGGCCAGCTCAGCCAGAGGGGCTTCCGAGCCGCCCAGCTTCACCACATCGCCGGTGAACTTACCC
This genomic window contains:
- a CDS encoding DedA family protein; translation: MTETLLTILPDYGAYLLLLVTLLSCLAMPIPASVMMIAAGGFAMAGDLTLWHVALGALVGAILGDQLGFHIGRLGTGHVERMEAKGGKQAYALRKATEFTRQRGIWAVFFSRWLVSPLGPYVNFTAGAAKMGWIAFTLGSIAGEAAWVAIYVGMGAGAMDQVAYLWPLVRDGIGFNAAVAVAVLLGLRLWHLHRAHQKQAKLDAAQADPKA
- the grxD gene encoding Grx4 family monothiol glutaredoxin yields the protein MTDANTRIDETVKANTVVLFMKGTKDMPQCGFSSRVAGVLNYMGVDYTDVNVLADDEIRQGIKDYSDWPTIPQLYVKGEFIGGCDIVTEMTLSGELDALFDTNEVVYSKDAADKIREANA
- a CDS encoding BolA/IbaG family iron-sulfur metabolism protein; translation: MAVYAQELEDMLREAFPGAAQIVVEGTDGKHMSAMIVDESFRGKNRVQQQRAVYAALKGKMDGPNGELHALALTTKAPE